A genomic window from Herbiconiux aconitum includes:
- a CDS encoding SAM-dependent methyltransferase has translation MGESHEEMLRHYEPGGLLPRIVAGLQALGKDLDSVTHEDLAPADEFHSAGRSATRALVELAKIPPGSRVLDVGSGLGGPARYLAATLGCDVTGIDLSPEFCGVANALSRMTRLSDRTRFQAGDALELPFAASSFDVVWTIQMQMNIRDKRRLYSGIARVLRPGGLFVCQEICAGNGEPIELPVPWASRPNQSHLADAESLRGLIRGAGLLERTWRDITADIVAARKAQQAKAQASGASGSSAPPPLGMHLVLGEQAAVKMSNSGRNTDAGRTVFIQGVFDKPG, from the coding sequence ATGGGCGAGTCGCACGAGGAAATGCTTCGTCACTACGAGCCTGGCGGACTTCTGCCGCGAATCGTGGCGGGGTTGCAAGCTCTCGGCAAGGATCTGGACTCGGTCACGCACGAAGATCTCGCGCCGGCCGACGAGTTTCACTCCGCGGGACGTTCGGCTACGCGCGCATTGGTGGAGCTTGCAAAGATTCCGCCAGGATCGCGAGTGCTCGACGTGGGCAGCGGGTTGGGCGGCCCGGCGCGTTACCTCGCCGCAACTTTGGGTTGCGACGTGACAGGCATCGATCTCTCGCCTGAATTCTGCGGTGTGGCCAACGCCCTTTCTCGGATGACGCGGTTGTCCGATCGCACCCGCTTTCAGGCGGGTGATGCCCTGGAGCTTCCGTTCGCCGCGTCCAGCTTCGACGTGGTGTGGACGATACAAATGCAGATGAACATCCGGGACAAGCGCCGCCTGTATTCCGGAATCGCCCGGGTACTCAGGCCGGGCGGGCTGTTCGTCTGCCAGGAAATCTGCGCGGGGAACGGCGAGCCGATCGAGCTTCCGGTCCCATGGGCGAGCCGCCCCAACCAGAGCCATCTGGCCGATGCGGAATCCCTCCGCGGGTTGATCCGCGGTGCAGGTCTCCTGGAGCGCACCTGGCGCGACATTACCGCCGACATCGTGGCGGCGCGCAAGGCACAGCAGGCGAAGGCGCAAGCGTCGGGTGCGAGCGGCTCCAGCGCCCCTCCTCCGCTTGGAATGCATCTCGTGCTGGGAGAACAGGCAGCCGTCAAGATGAGTAACTCCGGGCGCAACACCGACGCCGGGCGCACGGTGTTCATCCAGGGCGTATTCGACAAGCCTGGCTAG